The genomic interval TCGTCGAGCTCGATCAGGTCGGCCAGGCGCGGCGCCACCAGATCGGAACGGGCGACGAGCTTCGCCTCGCGGGCCGCCTGGGCGAACTTGTTCCACGGGCAGGCGGCGAGGCAATCGTCGCAGCCGTAGATGCGGTTGGCCATCGCCTTGCGAAACTCGACCGGAATCGGACCGTCGTGCTCGATGGTCAGATAGGAAATGCACCGGCGGGCATCGAGCCGATAGGGCGCGGGGAAGGCATCGGTCGGACAGGCGTCGAGACAGGCGCGGCAGGAGCCGCAATGATCGGCCTCCGGTCCGTCGGCCGGCAGGTCGAGGGTGGTGAAGATCGACCCGAGGAAGAACCAGGAGCCGAGCCGGCGCGAGACCAGGTTGGTGTGCCGGCCCTGCCAGCCGAGACCCGCGGCTTCGGCCAGCGGCTTTTCCATCACCGGGGCGGTGTCGACGAAGACCTTCACGTCGCCGCCGGCGCGCGCAACGAGCAGGCTGGCGAGTTCCTTCAGCCTGCCCTTGACGATGTCGTGGTAGTCACGGTTGCGGGCATAGACAGAGATGCCGGCGGAGGACGGATCCGCGAGATGGGCGAGCGGATCGGTGTCGGGGCCGTAGGTCATCGCGAGCATGATGACAGATCGCACCTGCGGCCACAGCACGCGCGGGTCGGCGCGGCGCGCTTCCGTCTCGGCCATCCAGGCCATGGTGGCGTGATGGCCGTCGGCCAGGAAGCGGCGCAGGCGCGCCGGCGCCTGCGGAATCGCGTCGGACGGCGCGACGCCGAGGGCATCGAAGCCGAGCGCGGCGGCACGGGCGCGCAGCGCCGCCATCAGCTTCGCCGGTGCAGTCCGGGCGCCCTCCGGGTTCAGAAGTCGAGATCCGCGTAGCACAGGGCCGGCGGCATGCCGAGCATCTTCTCGCCCAGCAGCGGGCGGAAGCTCGGGCGCGACTTGACCCGCGCGTACCAGGTCTTGACGTTCTCCTCCTCCGCCCATGGCACCTCGCCCAGGTAGTCGGCGCAGGACAGCTCGGCGGCGAGCGCGAAGTCGGCGAAGCTGAGCCGGTCGCCGGCGAGCCATTTGCGCGAGGCGGCAAGATAGCCGAAATAGCGCATGTGGTGGTGGATATTGGCGCGCGCGACGCGCAGCACCGCCGAATCCGGTTCGCCGCCGCCGACCGAGCGCGGCATGTCCTGCTTGTAGATGCGCTCGCGGACGAAATGGCCGACGACCTCGTCGTCGAACTTGCGCAGTGCCCAGTCGACCAGCCGGCGGGCCTCGGCGCGCCGTTCGGGGTGGTCGGGCATCAGCCGACGGTCGCCGACGGCATAGCCGCGCGTCTCGTCGAGATATTCCATGATCGGCCCCGGTCCGCAGATCGGCGGGCCGTCGTTTTCCACCAGAACGGGCAAGGTGCCAGCGGGATTGAGCAGCAGGAAGTCGCGCTGCCGCTCCCAGGGGTTGACGTGCCTCATTTCGAAGCCGGCGCCATACTCGGCGAGGATGAGACGCACGAAACGGGAAGACGGAGAGAATGGATGATGATAGAGCGTGAGCATTCAGTGACTGCACCTTCGGCGCCGGGTTGCTCCCGGTCGCGGACGCCACCCTAGGGGAATATGGTTAGCATCCTGTTTCCGGTTTTTTCCCTCCGCCCGCGTCCCGCTTAGACCAGGACGCGGCGAACATTCAATCCTGCGCGCAGACCTCTTTTTTCCGGAGCCCTTCGCACCATGACCAACGACACGATCGTCAGCGCCTTCATCCTCGGCATCGTCGAGGGGCTGACGGAGTTCATTCCCGTCTCGTCCACCGGCCATATCCTGTTGTTGGGGCATTTTCTGGGCTTCGAGAGCACGGGCAAGACCTTCGAGGTGCTGATCCAGCTCGGCGCCATCCTGGCCATCCTGACGGTCTATTTCGGCCGGCTGTGGTCGATCGCGCTGGCGCTGCCCTCCGACGCGCGCTCGCGCCGCTTCGTCGCCGGCATCGTCGTCGCCTTCCTGCCGGCGGCCGTCATCGGCGTGTTCGCCCACGGGTTCATCAAGACCGTGCTGTTCGAATCGCCGGAACTGATCTGCTCGACCCTGCTGATCGGCGGCGTGGTGCTGCTCTACATCGACCGCCTGCCGCTGAAGCCGCGCTACACCAACGCCATGGACTATCCGCTCGGTCTGTGCCTGGCCATCGGCCTGTGCCAGACGGTGGCGATGATCCCCGGCGTGTCGCGCTCGGGCGCGACCATCGCCGGCGCGCTGCTGATGGGCACCGACAAGCGCTCGGCGGCGGAATTCTCCTTCTTCCTGGCCATGCCGACCATGGCCGGCGCCTTCGCCTACGACCTCTACAAGAACCGTGACGTGCTGTCGGCCGACGACGCCATGATCATCTCCATCGGCTTCGTCACCTCCTTCGTCGCCGGCGTGTTCGTGGTCAAGGGCCTGCTCGACTTCGTCTCCCGCCACGGCTTCGCCCCCTTCGCCTACTGGCGCATCTTCGTCGGCGTCGCCGGCTTCGTCGGGCTGTATTTCGCGGGCTGAAGCGCGGCAGCCGCGCCCTGCCCATCCGCCGCCATCCTCAGACGCCCTTACGACCCCGCCCTTATCCCGAGAAGCCCGCGCAGCGGGCGTCTCGGGGGATGCCCCCAAGACACATGGCCTGCCGGCCGGAAGACGTGCGCCTGCACCCGCAACGGGCGCTTAAACGGATTCTTAGATCGAACCGGATAGAAGAAGGCGCGCAGGCTGGGACGATCGGTGCCGCGTCAAGGGGCTGCGACAGCGGGGCGGGACCTGTTTCGGAGACACAGATGATTTTCAAAGCAATTTTGGCTGTGGGCCGGAACGCCGCGGCGGTGGTGACCGTAGCGACGGCAGGGGCGCTGTTCGCCGGTGGAGGCGGCATGCAGGCCACGGCGGAGGACAGCCAGCCGGCGCAGGTGACTTCGGGCGTCAGCTACCAGTTTCTCGCCCGTTGGGACGTCGACAAGCTGAACCAGATCCTGACCGTCGACACGCCGAAGTTCGCCGGCATCACCGAGACCTACACGCCGGCGGCGAACGCGGTCCGGCTCTATCGCATTACCTATTCCTCAACGATCCCGGAGCGGGGCAACAAGCCGACGGTGGCAACCGGGCTGCTCGCCGTCCCGGACACGGACGCAACGCGCTTCCCGCTGATATCCTACCAGCACGGCACAGTGTACGGGAAGGAGGAGGTGCCGTCCTTTGCCGACCAGTCGCCGGAAACGCAACTGATGCTCGCCCAGTTCGCCGGTCAGGGCTACCTGCTGATCGGAGCGGACTACTTCGGCCTCGGCCAGTCGGCGGAGCCGGAGGGCTACATGGTCAAGGCGAGCCACCAGCAGGCGACATACGACATGCTGACGGCGAGCCGGGCCGTACTCGCGCACATGAACCTGGAGGACACCGGGCTCCATCTGGCCGGCTGGTCGCAAGGCGGTTTCGTCACCATGGCCATGCTGGAAAAGCTGGAACAGGCCGGCGTCGCCGTGAAGGGGGCAGCCACCGCGAGCGCGCCGCTCGACGTGTTCGCGGCGCTGAACGGCTTCCTCAACTTCCCGCGCAAAATCGACGCCGATTGGGTCAACAGCCTGTTCATCCTGTCGTCGTTCTCTTTCGAGAACTACTACGGCATTCCGGGCCTCGCCCGCTCGCTGATCGCCGACGCGTATTACGAGGTGTCGCGCAAGGCCTATGCCCGTGAGCCGCTGAACCCCGCGGACGTCCCGACCGACCTGAAGACGCTGCTGAAGCCCGAATATTTCGACGCCCGGTTCTTCGCCGCCTCCGCCTACGGCCGGCTGATTGCCGAGACACAGGCGTACCGGTGGGTCATCCGCACGCCGGTGCGCAACTACTACGGCGAAACGGACGAGGCGATCACGACCGGCATCGGCCGCATGGCGATGACCTATCAGCAGGCGATCGGCAACGGCAATCCGCTCGTCGAGGCGATTTCCACTGGCGACACCTCGCACCGCGGCACCTTTGCCCGCGCCGTGCCGCTGTGGAAGACCTGGTTCGACGGCAGCCAATAGACGCGTCCGTCGCCGCCGCGCCGCGGCCAAGGTCCCGAAGCCCCCGCCCGCCCTTGACCGGCAATGGTTGCATCTGCAATCACTTGCCGGCCGTGGCAGCGCCGCCCGGCACCGTCCCCACAGGCGCGAGGCAACCGCCATGTCCGACATCGTCCTGCACAGCTACTTCCGCAGCTCGACCTCCTACCGGGCGCGCATCGCGCTGGCGCTGAAGGGGCTGGCCTACCGTCAGGTGACCCATCACCTACGCTTCGGCAAGCACCGCGAGGCGGACTATCTCGCCGTCAATCCGCAGGGCCTGGTGCCGGCGCTGCTGTGGCGCGACGGTACCGTGATCACCCAGTCGCTGGCGATCATCGAGTTCCTGGACGAGACGGTGCCCGAGCCGCCGCTGCTGCCGGCCGATCCGAAGGCGCGCGCGCGGGTGCGCATGCTGGCGCAGATGATCGCCTGCGACATCCATCCGGTGAACAACCTGAGGATCCTCAACGCGCTCAAGGACCGCTTCGGCGCCGACGACGCCGCGGTCGCCGACTGGTTCCGTACCTGGGTGGCGGAGACCTTCGCGCCGATGGAACGGCTGCTTGCCGACAGTTCCGAGACCGGCACCTTCTGCCATGGCGACACGGTCGGCCTAGCCGACATCTGCCTGGTCGCGCAGGTCGCCAACAACGCGCGCTTTGCCGTCGACATGGCACCCTATCCGACCATCCGGCGCATCCACGCGGCCTGCATGCAGATCCCGGCCTTCGTCGACGCCGCGCCGGCGAATCAGCCCGACGCGGAGTAACGGCGGGATCAGCGGCCGATCTTCTCGGCCATCACCGCGATGGTCTTCACGTAGACCTCGGCGCGGTTCCATTCCTTAAGCACGGCGTGGTTGGCGGTGCCCGGTCCCCACGGCTGGCCGGCGCGCCAGCCCTTGGCCTTGAGGTAGTTGGCGGTGGAGGCGAGCACGTCGGGCACGGAGCGGATCAGGTCGCGGCGGCCGTCGCGGTCGCCGTCGACGGCGTAGTTCAGGTAGGACGAGGCGAGGAACTGGGTCTGGCCGATCTCGCCGGCCCAGGCGCCACGCATCTCGGCCGGAGCCATGTCGCCGCGCTGGACGATCTTGAGCGCGGCGACCAGTTCGTTGGTGAAAAAGGCCGAGCGCCGGCAGTCGTAAGCGAGCGTGGCCAGCGAGCGCAGCACGGACATCTTGCCGGAATTGGCGCCGTAGCCGGTCTCCAGGCCCCAAATCGCGATCAGCACGGCCGGCGGTACGCCGTAGGTCTTCTCGATCCGCCCGAGCAGGCCGGCATAGTCGCGGGCCAGCCGCTGGCCGCGGGCGATCATCGCGTTGTCGACGCGGCGGGCGTAGAACTGCTCGAAGCTGAGCTTGAACGACTTCTGCGACCGGTCGAGCCTGACCACCTGGGGATCGTAGGTAACGCCGGCGAGCGCGGCCTCCACCGTGTGGCCCTTCAGGCCGTGGCCGGGCGCTTCGCGCTTGAACGCCTCCAGCCAGACGGGAAAGCCGGCTGGCCCATCGCCGCAGCGGGCTGCGGCTGCCGGCGGGACGAAGAATAGGCACAGGGACACAAGCGGGGCGAAAAGCAGCAGCAACAGGCGTGCGACCACGACCGGGACCTCCGAAACGATGCGGCAGGACCGCCGCGAAGGCCGCCCTCAAGCAGACTAACCCGTTTGTGGACGCGACGGTATTCCATTGCGACGCCTCATGGCCGGTTGTCCCTGGGAAACTGCCGCCGGCTCTGGTCCGGGCCTAGGCCAGCGACCTGAGCGGCAGCCGGATGCGGATCACCGTGCTGGCCGCGCTGACCTCGCGCTCGACCGTGCCGCGCAACTCGCCCTCGACATTGACCCTGATCAGGCGCGTGCCGAAGCCCTTGCGCTCCTCGGCCGGCGGCAGCGGTTGTTCGCTGGCCTGCGGACGCGTCTCGGTCCAGACGATCGAGAGGAAGCGGTCGCGGCCCGCCGTCTCCCAGGCCCAGCGCACCTCGAGCGCACCGCCCTCGTCCGAGACGCCGCCGTACTTGAGCGCGTTGGTGGCCAGTTCGTGGAAGACCAGGCCGAGCGCCTGGGTGGCGCGTTCGTTAACCTCCACCGGCGGACCGTAGAGCGCCTTGTCGATCAGATCCTCGCCGAGCACCTGCACCAGCTCCATGCGCAGCAGGCTGTCGAGATCGGCCTTCTGCCAGCGCGAGCGGGTCAGCATGTCCTGGGCGTTGGACATGGCCATGACCCGCGCAGAGAAGGAACTGGTGAAGTGATCGAGCGATTCCGAATTCGCCGCGGTCTGGCGCGCGATGGCGAGCACACGGGCGAGCGCGTTCTTCATGCGATGCTTCATCTCCTGAAGCATCAGTTCCTTTTCCTGCAGGCTGCGGGCATTGGCCTCGGCCAGGGCCCGGATCGCGGCAAAGCCGCGGTACTGGGAATGGGCCAGCGCGGCGAGCGAAAAGGCGAGCACGAGGGAAATGGCGCCGAGGCCGTAGACGGCCATGAAGTCGCTCTGGTCGCTCCAGCCCAGGGTAGAGTGGATGCGGAACTGCCAGGTTCGGCCCATGATGTCCGCAGTCAGGTCGACCGCCATGCCGCGCGGCGCGGCGAGGGCGTCGAATGCCCCGGAGCGGAACAGCAGCACCGGGTTGCCATCGGTCACGTCGAAGGTCTCCAGAACGACCGGCAGCACCGGCTGCTTCGACAGCGCTGCCTGGTGGAAGTCGCCGGCCCGGAATGGCGCGTAGACGAAGCCGTCGGGCAGCCGGAAGGTCCCGTTTCCTGTCCTGTCGGGCTTGCCGTCGGCATGGAACGGCAGGTAGACGAGGAAGCCGGCCTGCTTGTCTTCGGTGATCTCCTGGACCAGTTGCACGGGTGCGGAGGCCGTCGCCTCGCCGGTCTCGATCGCCTGGCGCATCGCCGCACGCCGGCGTTCCTCGCCGAACATGTCGAAGCCCAGCGCCGCCTCGTTGCGCGGGTTGGCCGGCTCGATCAGGACGATCGGCGTGCGCCACTCGACCGTGGTTTCCGGCCAGACCTTGCGGTCGAGACCGTAATAGGCCTTCAAGTTCCGTTCCGAGCGCTCTTCCTCGCCGGTTGGAATCAGTTCGGCATAGCCGAGGCCCTGGACGCCGCTGTAGGTGCCGGCGAGATCCAGGCCAGCGACGAAGGTCCGGAAATGGTCATGGTCGACCTTGCCGTCGACCGCGGCCAGGAGCGAATGGGTCGCCTGCAGCATCGACACGTGCTGGCCGATCCGGCCGGTGATCCGGTCGACGACCTCGTTGGCGGTTTCCTTGAACCGCGCGTTCTCGTCGGTGGCTGAGGATCGGTAAACCGTCCACGTCATGCCGAGGCCGATCGCGGAGACGAAGACGAACACGAGCGGCGGGAGGAGGCGGTGCATCTGAAATTTCCGGTTGCTTTCCTCACGCTTAGAGCCATGCAATTGCGGTGACAATATGCACCTGCAGACATGTCGTTGCGGCATTTTGCGAGTTTTCCCGCCGCCGCGGCCCCTACGCACGGCGCGGCGTAGATACAGGAACGGCGGGAGCGACCGCAGCCGACACCCCGCCCTTCCTCACCGCCTGCGCGACGCCAAACAGCCCCGCCGGGGAGCGGACTGCCGCCTTCGGCGACCGCCCGATCGCCTTCCGAATCAGGCGGCCTTCTTGTTCAGGCTGCTTTCGGCCAGCTTGGACAGCTTCTTGTCCGCCGAGTATTCCTGGTCGAGGGTTTCGCCGAGCAGCTTGGCCGCCTCGTCGTGGCCGAGTTGCTTGGCCCAGGTCACCAGCGTGCCGTAGCGCGTGATCTCGTAGTGCTCGACCGCCTGGGCGGCGGCGATCATGGCCGCGTCGAGGGTTTCGGCGTCCTTGATCTCGCCCATCAGTTCCTCGGCTTCCTCGGTGATGCCCTCGATCGCCGGGCATTCTTCGCCGGCAGGCTTCTCGTCGAGGCTCTTGAACACCTTCTCCAGGCGCTCGATCTGGCCCTTGGTCTCCTCGAGGTGATCCTCGAACAGCTTGCGCAGCTTGTCGTCGCCGGCCTTCCTGATCATCTTCGGCAGGGCCTTGGTGATGTGGTTCTCGGCGAAATAGACGTCCTTGAGGGTGTGAAGGAACAGGTCGTCCAGCGTCTTGATAGTCATCTTCGACTCCTCTTGAAAACTGTTCGGGCGGGACCGCCAGGCACTTCGACGTGCCGAGGCTCAACGCCGCAGTTCAGGCACGGTTCCGCCGAACCACGCGAAAGCGCCGGTTGCATCATTCGGCTTGCGCCGCGCTCAAAAACCCGATCTTGATCTCGTCATGACAAGCAGGCTCGATTCTCTGCGCGCCACCGTCCGCGAGCTCTACTACGGCGCCTCGTCCAGGGCGACGGCGTGGCGCTACATGCTGCTCGTCTTCGACCTGATCACCATCAGCTATTTCGTCGTAGCATCGATGCTCGATCCCGAACGGGCACATCACGAAGTCGACTACGCCATCGCGGCTGTGCTGGCGACCGACTACGTCGCGCGAATGCTCGCGGCCAACCGGGCGAGCCGCTACGTGCTGAGCTTCACCTCGTTCGCCGACATGGTCGTCATCTTTTCCTTGCTCGCTCCGGCCTTCGTCGACAATCTCGGCTTCCTGCGGGTGGTGCGCATGCTGCGGTTGATGCGGTCCTATCACCTGCTGAAGGAACTGCGCGAAGGCTCGCACTGGTTCAGGCGCAACGAGGACATCATCCAGTCGTCGATCAATCTCGTCGTATTCCTGTTCGTCGTCACGGCCCTCGTCTATGTGGTCGAGGTGCACCAGAACGACGAGATCAACACCTATCTCGACGCGCTCTATTTCACGGTCACCACGCTGACGACGACCGGATTCGGAGACATTACCATGACCGACAGCGCGGGCCGACTGCTCGCGGTCGGAATCATGATCATCGGCGTCGCGCTGTTCCTGCGCCTGATTCAGACCATCTTCCGACCGGCCAAGGTGAAATACGCCTGCCCCGACTGTGGCCTCAACCGCCACGACCCGGACGCGGTCCATTGCAAGCACTGCGGTCGCGTGCTGAACATCCCGACCACGGGCGAATGGACCTAGCGCTCCTGACGAAAGCGTGACCGGGCGCACCATGGCCCTTGCGCCGACCCGGCTTGACCGGCCGGCGCCGCGGCCCTCAT from Polymorphum gilvum SL003B-26A1 carries:
- the maiA gene encoding maleylacetoacetate isomerase, which produces MSDIVLHSYFRSSTSYRARIALALKGLAYRQVTHHLRFGKHREADYLAVNPQGLVPALLWRDGTVITQSLAIIEFLDETVPEPPLLPADPKARARVRMLAQMIACDIHPVNNLRILNALKDRFGADDAAVADWFRTWVAETFAPMERLLADSSETGTFCHGDTVGLADICLVAQVANNARFAVDMAPYPTIRRIHAACMQIPAFVDAAPANQPDAE
- a CDS encoding CHASE domain-containing protein, coding for MHRLLPPLVFVFVSAIGLGMTWTVYRSSATDENARFKETANEVVDRITGRIGQHVSMLQATHSLLAAVDGKVDHDHFRTFVAGLDLAGTYSGVQGLGYAELIPTGEEERSERNLKAYYGLDRKVWPETTVEWRTPIVLIEPANPRNEAALGFDMFGEERRRAAMRQAIETGEATASAPVQLVQEITEDKQAGFLVYLPFHADGKPDRTGNGTFRLPDGFVYAPFRAGDFHQAALSKQPVLPVVLETFDVTDGNPVLLFRSGAFDALAAPRGMAVDLTADIMGRTWQFRIHSTLGWSDQSDFMAVYGLGAISLVLAFSLAALAHSQYRGFAAIRALAEANARSLQEKELMLQEMKHRMKNALARVLAIARQTAANSESLDHFTSSFSARVMAMSNAQDMLTRSRWQKADLDSLLRMELVQVLGEDLIDKALYGPPVEVNERATQALGLVFHELATNALKYGGVSDEGGALEVRWAWETAGRDRFLSIVWTETRPQASEQPLPPAEERKGFGTRLIRVNVEGELRGTVEREVSAASTVIRIRLPLRSLA
- a CDS encoding lytic murein transglycosylase; its protein translation is MVARLLLLLFAPLVSLCLFFVPPAAAARCGDGPAGFPVWLEAFKREAPGHGLKGHTVEAALAGVTYDPQVVRLDRSQKSFKLSFEQFYARRVDNAMIARGQRLARDYAGLLGRIEKTYGVPPAVLIAIWGLETGYGANSGKMSVLRSLATLAYDCRRSAFFTNELVAALKIVQRGDMAPAEMRGAWAGEIGQTQFLASSYLNYAVDGDRDGRRDLIRSVPDVLASTANYLKAKGWRAGQPWGPGTANHAVLKEWNRAEVYVKTIAVMAEKIGR
- a CDS encoding potassium channel family protein; translation: MTSRLDSLRATVRELYYGASSRATAWRYMLLVFDLITISYFVVASMLDPERAHHEVDYAIAAVLATDYVARMLAANRASRYVLSFTSFADMVVIFSLLAPAFVDNLGFLRVVRMLRLMRSYHLLKELREGSHWFRRNEDIIQSSINLVVFLFVVTALVYVVEVHQNDEINTYLDALYFTVTTLTTTGFGDITMTDSAGRLLAVGIMIIGVALFLRLIQTIFRPAKVKYACPDCGLNRHDPDAVHCKHCGRVLNIPTTGEWT
- the queG gene encoding tRNA epoxyqueuosine(34) reductase QueG; its protein translation is MAALRARAAALGFDALGVAPSDAIPQAPARLRRFLADGHHATMAWMAETEARRADPRVLWPQVRSVIMLAMTYGPDTDPLAHLADPSSAGISVYARNRDYHDIVKGRLKELASLLVARAGGDVKVFVDTAPVMEKPLAEAAGLGWQGRHTNLVSRRLGSWFFLGSIFTTLDLPADGPEADHCGSCRACLDACPTDAFPAPYRLDARRCISYLTIEHDGPIPVEFRKAMANRIYGCDDCLAACPWNKFAQAAREAKLVARSDLVAPRLADLIELDDAAFRQKFAGSPIKRIGRDRFVRNVLVAAGNSGDVGLIPAIRRRLSADSSQVRGAAVWALAQLAPKALFEQEKSTHLAAEDDPAVRAEWLAGAAQPHCQ
- a CDS encoding ferritin-like domain-containing protein, giving the protein MTIKTLDDLFLHTLKDVYFAENHITKALPKMIRKAGDDKLRKLFEDHLEETKGQIERLEKVFKSLDEKPAGEECPAIEGITEEAEELMGEIKDAETLDAAMIAAAQAVEHYEITRYGTLVTWAKQLGHDEAAKLLGETLDQEYSADKKLSKLAESSLNKKAA
- a CDS encoding glutathione S-transferase family protein, which translates into the protein MLTLYHHPFSPSSRFVRLILAEYGAGFEMRHVNPWERQRDFLLLNPAGTLPVLVENDGPPICGPGPIMEYLDETRGYAVGDRRLMPDHPERRAEARRLVDWALRKFDDEVVGHFVRERIYKQDMPRSVGGGEPDSAVLRVARANIHHHMRYFGYLAASRKWLAGDRLSFADFALAAELSCADYLGEVPWAEEENVKTWYARVKSRPSFRPLLGEKMLGMPPALCYADLDF
- a CDS encoding alpha/beta hydrolase family protein, producing the protein MIFKAILAVGRNAAAVVTVATAGALFAGGGGMQATAEDSQPAQVTSGVSYQFLARWDVDKLNQILTVDTPKFAGITETYTPAANAVRLYRITYSSTIPERGNKPTVATGLLAVPDTDATRFPLISYQHGTVYGKEEVPSFADQSPETQLMLAQFAGQGYLLIGADYFGLGQSAEPEGYMVKASHQQATYDMLTASRAVLAHMNLEDTGLHLAGWSQGGFVTMAMLEKLEQAGVAVKGAATASAPLDVFAALNGFLNFPRKIDADWVNSLFILSSFSFENYYGIPGLARSLIADAYYEVSRKAYAREPLNPADVPTDLKTLLKPEYFDARFFAASAYGRLIAETQAYRWVIRTPVRNYYGETDEAITTGIGRMAMTYQQAIGNGNPLVEAISTGDTSHRGTFARAVPLWKTWFDGSQ
- a CDS encoding undecaprenyl-diphosphate phosphatase, producing MTNDTIVSAFILGIVEGLTEFIPVSSTGHILLLGHFLGFESTGKTFEVLIQLGAILAILTVYFGRLWSIALALPSDARSRRFVAGIVVAFLPAAVIGVFAHGFIKTVLFESPELICSTLLIGGVVLLYIDRLPLKPRYTNAMDYPLGLCLAIGLCQTVAMIPGVSRSGATIAGALLMGTDKRSAAEFSFFLAMPTMAGAFAYDLYKNRDVLSADDAMIISIGFVTSFVAGVFVVKGLLDFVSRHGFAPFAYWRIFVGVAGFVGLYFAG